From the Streptomyces nodosus genome, the window CTCGGTCACCGCCCTGACGCTGGCGGTCTCGACCTCCGCCGGCACCGGAGGTCTCACCTCGGGATCGGCGGGCCCCACAGGACCGTCCCGTGCACCGGCGATACGCCCCTGCATACTCCAGGGCCAGACCGGCCTCCAGATGCCGGAGGGCATACCGACGCCCACCGGGTACGCCCGCTCCACCGGCGTCGTCCACGCCCTCAATCTGATGATCGACTTCTCCGATGCGCCCGGCCGGGGCAGCGCGCTCAGCCGGTTCGCCGAGTTCTTCCCGAAGACCCGCAACTGGTTCACCACCAGTTCCTACGGCCGCCTCGACTACCGCCCCGAGGCCCCGATCACCCACTGGCTGCGGATGCCCAAGACGTTCAAGGAGTACGGGATAGAACGCGGCGCCCCCTTCGACCCCGGCTACCGGCGGCTGATCCAGGACATCGTGACCGCCGCCGACCCCCATGTGGACTTCCGCCGCTACGACCTGCTGAACGTGCTGGTCACCCCGAACGCGGGCCCCTCCGCCCTGGACACGGTGCTGTCGGTGACCTTCGCGAGCAACCCCGAGGCCCCGGTCGCCGACGGTGTGCCGATCTCCAACGCCTCCTTCATCTACAGCCGCCAGGACGACGGCTCGGGCTCCTACTCCCGGAACGGCTATCGGGTCCTGCCCCACGAGAACGGCCATATCTTCGGCCTGCCCGACCTCTACACCCAGGAGGGCGGCTCCGCGGTCGGTCACTGGGACGTCATGAGCGAGGACTGGGGCGCCGACAACGACATGCTCGCCTGGCACAAGTGGAAACTCGGCTGGCTCGACGACTCCCAGGTCGGCTGCGCCACCACTCGCGGCTCCACCGAGTACACGCTCACCCCACTGGCCCGCCGCGGCGGCGAGAAGATGGTCTTCATACCGATCAGCTCCACCACCGGATACGCCCTCGAACTGCGCACCCGCGGCGGCAACGACGCGGCGGTGTGCCGGCCCGGCATCCTGGTCTACCGGGTCGACGCGAACGTGGACACCGGCGAGGGCCCCATCAACGTCGTCGACTCCCGACGCGACAGCGGCGGCTGCACCCACAGCCCCAACGTCCAGGCGGAGCTGTCCGACGCCACCTTCGTCCCCGGGGAGACCTTCACCGACCCGAAGTCGGGAGTCGCCGTCACCGTCACCGGAACGACCGGGTCCGGAAACTACCGCGTGCGCGTGACGCGCCACTGACGGGCACCGCCGGCGCACGCCACGACACGGATCCCGCGACGGTGACCGATCCCGCCGGACCCCGCTGTCGAGGATGTCCGCGGGCCCCACACCCCTGACTCACGACGGCGCACGACCACGACAACGCCGTACGACGCCGTACACCGCCGTACAACGCCGTACGACGTCGTCGGCAGGGCGAACACGGCGCACCGGCACTCCCCGGCATTACCGTGAGGCCATGCTCCCGAACGTCAGCCAGGCCCAGGACCAGGCCGCCCCCGCCGAAGCCGTCACCCCCCTCATGCGCGGGCTCACCGTGCTGCGGCGGCTCACCGACGCCGACGGCAGCTGCAGTCTCAGCGGTCTGGAGCGCGCCAGCGGGCTCGCCCGGTCCACGGTCGACCGGATCACGGCCACCCTCGCCCGTATGGAGTACGTACGCCTCGACGGCCGCGACGTCGTCCTCGCGCCACGGCTGACGGAGCTGGGCAACGCCTATCTGGCCGCGCTACGGCTGCCCAGGCTGCTGGATCCGCACGCCGACGCACTCGCCGACGAGCTGGACGAGTCGGTCTCGCTCGCGGTTCCCGACGGGGACGGCATCCGCTTCATCCACCAGGCGACCCGGCGCCGCGCGATGTCGCTCAGGTTCCGCATCGGCGATCTGCTGCCCGCCGAACGCACCGCTCCCGGCCCGTTGTTCGCCACCGAGTGGGACGAGGCCAGCTGGAAGCGCTGGCACGCGCGGCGCGCGGCGGACCCCGAGGACCGTGGCTTCCCCGCGGTGCCGGCCCGCAGCCGCCCGCTCGACGGCTCCGGCACCGTCCTCGGCGACGACTTCCAGGAGCGCGCCGAACGGGCACGTGCGCAGGGGTGGGCGCTGGACGACCAGCTGATCGAACCGGGCCTGGTCGCGCTCGCCATGCCCGTACGGCACAACGGCGGCCGGATCGCCTGTGTGGTCACCGTGGTCAGCCACACCAGCCGGCACTCCGCGGACGGCCTGCGCCGGGCGCTGCTGCCCCGGCTGCGCACCGCGGTGACGGCGATGGAACGCGAGCTGCGCGACTCCCCGGACACCGGCCCCGCCGCCGCGCCCGCCCCGCTGTCCGGACTGGCGACCTGGACCGGGGCGTCCAAGCAGGAACTGGGCCGGGAGTTCGTGGAGTCGCTGGCCCGCGGACTGACGGTGATCACATCCTTCGGTGAGGGGCGCTCCGAACTCACCCTGACCGATGTGGCCGAGGCGACGGGCCTGGCGCGGGCGACGGCGCGACGCGCGCTGATCACCCTGGAGCACCTCGGGTACATCACCGCACACGGCCGCCGCTTCCGGCTCACCCCACGCGTCCTGGGCCTCGGCTATCCCCCTCTCTCCCGGACGAAACTGCCCGACATCGCCCTCCCCCACCTGACCGCTCTCTCCCAACTCCTCCACGAGTCCACCTCGTTGGCGGTGCTGACGGGCGACGACATCCAGTACACGGCCCAGGTGGCCGCGAGCCGCATCATGAGCGTCAACGTCACCGTCGGGGCCCGCCTCCCGGCCTACGCGACCGCACTGGGCCGAGTCATGCTGGCGGACCTGCCCGAGCCCGAACTCCCCACCCCGGACGCGTCGGATCCCCAACGCCTGAAGGCCGAACTCGACCGCGTACGACGCGAGGGATACGCCCTGGTGGACGGCGAGCTGGAGAAGGGCCTGCGCTCGATCGCGGTACCGGTACGGGACCGCGGGGGCCGGGTCGTCGCCGCGGTGAACGTCGCCCTCCACAGCAGCCGCCGCACAGCCGAGGAATGCGTGACCGACGTACTCCCGGAACTCCACACCACAGCCACCCACATCGAGGCGGACCTCCATGTGGCAGGACGCTTCCGAACCGTACCGCCGGCCTGAGCCCCCGCACCCCACCGAAGACGCGACCGTCGCGCAAAACTCCGCATCCGCGCGGCCTCCCGCTCTCCCCCCACCCACCAGGCGCCCACGTCACGCACCGCCCTCGGCGACCGCCGGGTACGCCACAAGGCGCCCATAGCAGCACGAACTGCCCTAACCTCCCGAGAACGACCGACTCGCACTGCACGGCCATGGTGAATCCGGCCCGCCGACCACCCAAAGCAAACACCCCTCCCCCCGATCACCGAAATCAGGTGCCCCCTGCTGACCACGACGGCTCGGCCGGGGCGGCTGCACGCCGTCACCACCGCCCCGACATCAGACACCGCACGACCCCTCGGCCCGCTGCCGAAACCGCTAGACTGTGCGCGGTGCACCACTCCGGTGGGGCACCCTGTGGATGTCTGGGACTCCCCATACCGGGGATCTGCCACCCAAAGGTGGATCACCCATACATCCCCGCCCCGCCTTCGTAGCTCAGGGGATAGAGCACCGCTCTCCTAAAGCGGGTGTCGCAGGTTCGAATCCTGCCGGGGGCACAGCTTGCAGCGCAGGTCAGAGAGTTGACGGCCCCTCGTTCAAATCGAACGGGGGGCCGCTTCCATGATCAAATGCCACATGGATGCCACACCCCCACGCGATCATGCGTGGCGATCACCCGCACGAGGGAGTGGACTCCACGCAATCCCCACATAGAGTGACCCTCACGAGAGCGGCAGGCCGACTCCCCACGCGTGCCTGAGACGCGCCTCTCGCGAGCTGCGCGGCGCCCGTCGGGGAAGACGGCCCGCGCAGAGTGTCGATGGCCGTTCCGGTGTGGGCGTGGTGCTCGGCGGCGACTTTGCGGGCGTGCTCGACCAGGGCGGCCGGGGCGGCGACCGGCGGCGGGACCGGAGCCGGAGTCGGTACCGACTCGACTGCCGGAGGCGCCGGGGATTCCGGTGCGGGATCGGGCGCGTCCTTCTGGTCCTCGATGTCCTCGGGCGTCTCCTGACCTACGACGTCACTGGTCTCGTCGTGCGGTGTCGGTGACGAGTGGACCAGGAGGGTTCCGCCGAGGAAGGCGACCGCGGGCCAGCCCGCGACGAGGATGCGGAGCCAGGCCGGCACGTGGTCCAGGTCGAGCAGCCCAGCGGTGGCGACGTTCGCGCCCAGGGACGCAGCGAGTGCGATCAGGAACCAGCACCACCCGGCCGCTTTCGCGTCGCCGGACCGCAGTCGGCGCCAGGCGGCGACGAGCAACAGGTCGACCGAGACGGGATAGGCCCACGCCTTCCACCCGTCCTGTCCGGCCGCCGAGGCGACGTCGTGCGGGTGGGCGAAGGACAGCGCGGCGGCGATGACCGCTTGGACGAGCACCGCGTCGACGTGGGCCAGGTGGGCGCGCATGCTGTGGCTCCTTCCGGATTCGGGCATGGGAGGGGTAGGGACATGGCATGAGGCGGTCATGCCGACCGGGGATGAGTGCGGGCTCGGGTCAGTCGGTCACCGGGCGGGGCCGCACGACCGGGCTCGGTGTCTCGGCAGGCGGCGGTAGGGGCACGTCGGGCCGGAAGGGTTTGAGTCCGGGCAGGTCGGGGACCAGGTGGGCCGACTCGCGGCAGGCCTCGGCAGCATCGCCGAGGGAGAGGTACGGCGTGCGGATGCGGGACCAGCCGCCGGAGGTGTCACCGGCCACGGCGAGGCCGGGCCGTTCGGGGGCGATGGCGCAGGCGGCGGAGACCGCCTCGGGGGCGATGTCGCCGAGTGCCATCTTGGCGGAGGCTTCGTCGTTGACGCGGTGGCAGACGCGGCCGGTCAACTGGGCCCGCAGCATGGTCGCGCCCTTGCCCAGTTCGGCGCCAAAGCGCTGGCCGCAGACCCCCAGGTAGATGCCGGCGGCCCGGCCGAGCTGGGCGAGCCGGATGAGCTGGGTGACCATCTCGTCCCGGCGTTCCGCGTCCTTCTTCGTGGCGACGAGGAAGAGTTCGGCCGCCTCGTCGACGAACAGCACGACAGGCATGGGGCGTTCGTGCTCGGGCAGGCCCCAGATGTCGGAGGTGATCTCCTCGTCCGGCGTACTCGGCGCGATGCCCTGCCGGGCCTTGATCAGGTCGTACCGGTCCTCCATTTTCTTGATCAGCACGGGCAGCAGCTCGGCGGCCTGCTCCGGATCGGTGGCGAGCGCCGACAGGCGCGGAGCGAAGGGCGCCAGTTCCACGCCCCGCTTGCAGTCGATGCCGACGAGGGCGACGGGTTGGCAGGCGAGTCCGGCGACGAGGTGACGCAGGTACATGGACTTGCCGGACAGCGTGGCGCCGAGGGTGAGTTGATGCGGCATGGCGCGGTAGTCGCGTACGAACGGAGTGGCGTCCTCGCGCAGCGCGACCGGCACCCGAAGAAGGTCCGGACGGAGCTTTCGCGGCATGCGCACCCGCCGCAGCACGTCGAAGCCGACGAGCCGCAGTTCGCCCACGCCCGGCTTGACCGTCGTCACGTAGACGGCGTGGACGCCCCGGGCGTGCCGCTGCCGTTCGGCGGAGGCGGCCACGTCGGCGGGTTCCTGCCCCGGGGCGAGCCGCAGACGGACCCGCAGCCCCGTCGTGGTCGGCCGGATAATCCCGCGACGCGGCGGTACGGGCCGGACCTCACGGCGGGTGGTGGCCTTGACCGCCAGGACCCGCCACCGGGAGGGAGCCACAGTCAGCCCGCACGCCTCCATGACCGAGCCGTAGGAGCTGAGCAGTCGGACCGTGGACACCGGTAAGCCGACCGTGGACCAGTAGACGCCGGGGTGTCTCGCCCGGACGTAGGCGGCCCCACCGCCGAGTGCGGCGACGGGACCACCCACCTCCAGAAGCGTTGCCAGGTCGGTCATCAGGCCGTGGCCCCCATGGCGGCCGGGAAGGCGGCCGGGGTGACGGCGGCGGCCCGGAAGGCGATGCCATGCCGCTGCTGGCCGTTGAACACGCTCTCCCACGGCCGGGCGATCAGGCCCGGCAGAGAGACCGGGGCACCGAGAGCGAGGCCTTCCGACACCCCGCTCTCCGGAACGGTCACCTTGATCAGGGACGACTCCCCTCCTCGATGTAGACGACGCCGACGGTCATCAGCGCCTCACCGCTGACGGCGTCCTTCGCGATCTCGCCCGACTGCCGGTCGCGAACCTTGGGCTCGGGCGCATCGGTCAGCAGGATCGTCGCGGCCGAGGTCTCCACACGGATGGTGCGCAAGGCTTCTTCCTATCTACTCGTCTAGACAAGATGCAACCTACGAACCCGACTTCGCCGGGAACGGGGTCACCCTGCCACACAACTTGCCCACTCGTCTATACGAGTATGCGTGTCGAGGCGTACGAGTCCAAAGAAGTGGCCTCGCGCACCGCCGATCAGGTCGCCGGAAGCTGGTAGGAGAGGACGTACGCGTCCGCCGCCATCACGGTGTCGCAGACCTCCACGGCCCGCCCCGCAGTGTCGAAGGCGGTACGGATCAGGTGGATCACCGGCACACCGGCGGCCAGTTGCAGCGTCTTGACCTCCGACGGGGAGGGCATCCGGGCCCGGATCTCCTCCTCGAAGTGGTCGAGCTGGTGGCCCAGTTCCTCGAGGCGGGCGTAGATGCCGCCGGGGCCTGGGTTGGGTTCGGCGATCTGGGTACCGCGGGCGATGTCGAGCGGGAGGTAGGACGTGGCGAACTCGACCGGCCGGCCGTCGAGCAGGTACCGGCGGCGCCGGGCGAGCACGCGCCGCACGGAGTCGCCGAGTCGGTTGGAGATGTCCTGGCTGGCCTTCTCCTCCTTGACCTCCAGGCTGTCGACCTTCGGCTGACTGCTGGCGGCGTCGGCCTCCACGATGAACGCGGACTTGCCCTGTTCACGGTGGCGCCGGGCGAACCGGTCGGAGGCGAGCCGTCGCACCGGTGGCCGGGGCCGGACGAAGACGCCCTTGCCGTGCTCGGCGTGCACCAGCCCTTCACCCTGGAGGATGGAGAAGGAGTTCCGGACCGTCATCCGGGAGACTCCGTAGTGCTCGACCAGTTCAGCCTCGGAGGGCAGCTTGTCCCCCTCCTTGAATCGCCCACGGTCGATGGCCTCGCGCAGCTGGTCGGCGATCTGCCGGAAGACGGCACGATCACTGGTCGGGTCGAGGCCGCCGAGAATGCTCGGTAGAGACGTCACGCGTACTCCTTTAGGTATCTAGACGAGTGGGCGAGTCTTGTTGCTACGGTGGAGAGCCTAGTCAGCCGAGAGGGCCGAGGAACGTGAGCACAGAACGCCCGCACTCCGTGAGCGTCGCCGGGGTCATCGTCGATGACCAAGGCCGGGCCCTCCTGATCAAGCGTCGCGACAACGGTCACTGGGAACCCCCGGGCGGGGTCCTCGAACGTGAGGAGACCATCCCCGAAGCCCTCCAGCGTGAAGTCCTCGAAGAGACCGGCATCAAGATCGAGCTTCCCGCGGCCCTGACCGGCGTCTACAAGAACATGACGGGCCTGATCGTCTCCCTCGTCTTCCGCTGCCGGGCGGCCGACGGTACTCCCACCACGGGGGACGAGACCCGTGCACTGCGCTGGGCCACCCGCGAAGAAGTCATCGAACTTGCCGACGAGGCGTACGCGATCCGCGTCCTTGACGCACTCGACGCGGCGTCCCCGCCGGCCACCCGCGCCCACGACGGCGTGAAACTCGTCTAGCCCGAACCCGCTGCACATGGCGGCCTACCAGCATGAAGGAACTTGTATGCACGAGTATACGAGTACAGCCCGGGTGTGGGGACTGTCTTGCCCAGGTTTCCCGGAAGAGGTCAGCCGAGCCCGCCGCTGGACGCGGGACATCCTGCGTGGATCTCCCCTGGCCGAGGACGCAGAGCTGATCGTGAGCGAGCTGAGCGCGAACGCAATCCTCCACACGGCCAGCGGCCAGACATCCGGCAGCTTCCATCTGGCCCTCGCGGTCTCCCCGCAGGTGATCGCTCTGTCTGTCACGGACGACGGAGGCAGAGGCACCGCACCGAAGGTCGAGCACCAGGACCAGGAGGCGGAGCACGGCCGAGGGCTCGACATGGTCAGCGCGCTCGCTCACCGGGTGGTGGTCCACAGCAGCCAGAGCGGCCACACCATCACCGCGGAGCTCTTCACCGACATCCGACCGGGAGCC encodes:
- a CDS encoding M6 family metalloprotease domain-containing protein, with protein sequence MEPSRRIRARRAASFASVTALTLAVSTSAGTGGLTSGSAGPTGPSRAPAIRPCILQGQTGLQMPEGIPTPTGYARSTGVVHALNLMIDFSDAPGRGSALSRFAEFFPKTRNWFTTSSYGRLDYRPEAPITHWLRMPKTFKEYGIERGAPFDPGYRRLIQDIVTAADPHVDFRRYDLLNVLVTPNAGPSALDTVLSVTFASNPEAPVADGVPISNASFIYSRQDDGSGSYSRNGYRVLPHENGHIFGLPDLYTQEGGSAVGHWDVMSEDWGADNDMLAWHKWKLGWLDDSQVGCATTRGSTEYTLTPLARRGGEKMVFIPISSTTGYALELRTRGGNDAAVCRPGILVYRVDANVDTGEGPINVVDSRRDSGGCTHSPNVQAELSDATFVPGETFTDPKSGVAVTVTGTTGSGNYRVRVTRH
- a CDS encoding IclR family transcriptional regulator domain-containing protein; protein product: MLPNVSQAQDQAAPAEAVTPLMRGLTVLRRLTDADGSCSLSGLERASGLARSTVDRITATLARMEYVRLDGRDVVLAPRLTELGNAYLAALRLPRLLDPHADALADELDESVSLAVPDGDGIRFIHQATRRRAMSLRFRIGDLLPAERTAPGPLFATEWDEASWKRWHARRAADPEDRGFPAVPARSRPLDGSGTVLGDDFQERAERARAQGWALDDQLIEPGLVALAMPVRHNGGRIACVVTVVSHTSRHSADGLRRALLPRLRTAVTAMERELRDSPDTGPAAAPAPLSGLATWTGASKQELGREFVESLARGLTVITSFGEGRSELTLTDVAEATGLARATARRALITLEHLGYITAHGRRFRLTPRVLGLGYPPLSRTKLPDIALPHLTALSQLLHESTSLAVLTGDDIQYTAQVAASRIMSVNVTVGARLPAYATALGRVMLADLPEPELPTPDASDPQRLKAELDRVRREGYALVDGELEKGLRSIAVPVRDRGGRVVAAVNVALHSSRRTAEECVTDVLPELHTTATHIEADLHVAGRFRTVPPA
- a CDS encoding DUF2637 domain-containing protein, giving the protein MRAHLAHVDAVLVQAVIAAALSFAHPHDVASAAGQDGWKAWAYPVSVDLLLVAAWRRLRSGDAKAAGWCWFLIALAASLGANVATAGLLDLDHVPAWLRILVAGWPAVAFLGGTLLVHSSPTPHDETSDVVGQETPEDIEDQKDAPDPAPESPAPPAVESVPTPAPVPPPVAAPAALVEHARKVAAEHHAHTGTAIDTLRGPSSPTGAAQLARGASQARVGSRPAALVRVTLCGDCVESTPSCG
- a CDS encoding FtsK/SpoIIIE domain-containing protein; amino-acid sequence: MTDLATLLEVGGPVAALGGGAAYVRARHPGVYWSTVGLPVSTVRLLSSYGSVMEACGLTVAPSRWRVLAVKATTRREVRPVPPRRGIIRPTTTGLRVRLRLAPGQEPADVAASAERQRHARGVHAVYVTTVKPGVGELRLVGFDVLRRVRMPRKLRPDLLRVPVALREDATPFVRDYRAMPHQLTLGATLSGKSMYLRHLVAGLACQPVALVGIDCKRGVELAPFAPRLSALATDPEQAAELLPVLIKKMEDRYDLIKARQGIAPSTPDEEITSDIWGLPEHERPMPVVLFVDEAAELFLVATKKDAERRDEMVTQLIRLAQLGRAAGIYLGVCGQRFGAELGKGATMLRAQLTGRVCHRVNDEASAKMALGDIAPEAVSAACAIAPERPGLAVAGDTSGGWSRIRTPYLSLGDAAEACRESAHLVPDLPGLKPFRPDVPLPPPAETPSPVVRPRPVTD
- a CDS encoding GntR family transcriptional regulator; translated protein: MTSLPSILGGLDPTSDRAVFRQIADQLREAIDRGRFKEGDKLPSEAELVEHYGVSRMTVRNSFSILQGEGLVHAEHGKGVFVRPRPPVRRLASDRFARRHREQGKSAFIVEADAASSQPKVDSLEVKEEKASQDISNRLGDSVRRVLARRRRYLLDGRPVEFATSYLPLDIARGTQIAEPNPGPGGIYARLEELGHQLDHFEEEIRARMPSPSEVKTLQLAAGVPVIHLIRTAFDTAGRAVEVCDTVMAADAYVLSYQLPAT
- a CDS encoding NUDIX hydrolase, with the translated sequence MSVAGVIVDDQGRALLIKRRDNGHWEPPGGVLEREETIPEALQREVLEETGIKIELPAALTGVYKNMTGLIVSLVFRCRAADGTPTTGDETRALRWATREEVIELADEAYAIRVLDALDAASPPATRAHDGVKLV
- a CDS encoding ATP-binding protein, whose protein sequence is MHEYTSTARVWGLSCPGFPEEVSRARRWTRDILRGSPLAEDAELIVSELSANAILHTASGQTSGSFHLALAVSPQVIALSVTDDGGRGTAPKVEHQDQEAEHGRGLDMVSALAHRVVVHSSQSGHTITAELFTDIRPGAHLC